One stretch of Lemur catta isolate mLemCat1 chromosome 2, mLemCat1.pri, whole genome shotgun sequence DNA includes these proteins:
- the TNFAIP3 gene encoding tumor necrosis factor alpha-induced protein 3 → MAEQLLPQALYLSNMRKAVKTRERTPEDIFKPTNGIIPHFKTMHRYTLEMFRTCQFCPQFREIIHKALIDRNIQASLESQKKLNWCREVRKLVALKTNGDGNCLMHATSQYMWGVQDTDLVLRKALFSTLKETDTRNFKFRWQLESLKSQEFVETGLCYDTRNWNDEWDTLVKMASTDTPGAQGGLQYNSLEEIHIFVLCNILRRPIIVISDKMLRSLESGSNFAPLRVGGIYLPLHWPPQECYRYPIVLGYDSQHFVPLVTLKDSGPEIRAVPLVNRDRGRFEDLKVHFLTEPENEMKEKLLKEYLMLIEIPVQGWDHGTTHLIKAAKLDEANLPKEINLVDDYFELVQHEYKKWQENNEQGRREMHAQNPLEPSMPQLSLMDVKCETPNCPFFMSVNTQPLCHECSERRQKNQNKLPKLNSKPGAKGLPGVALGASRGEACEPLAWNPEEPAGGPHSAPPTAPSLFLFSETTAMKCRSPGCPFTLNVQHNGLCERCHNARQRHASHTADRARHLDPGKCRACLQDVTRTFNGICSTCFKRTTAEPSCSLSSGGPPSCHQRSKSDPSQLRRSPSPHSCHRPGNNNPDPSGCLSPAARTPGDRTGSSKCRKAGCMYFGTPENKGFCTLCFIEYRENKHFVTASGKASSTASRFQNTVPCLGRECGTLGSTMFEGYCQKCFIEAQNQRFHEAKRTEEQLRSSQRRDVPRATQSTSRPKCARASCKNILACRSEELCMECQHLTQRVSPGPHLAEPAPEEPPKQRCRAPACDHFGNAKCNGYCNECFQFKQMYG, encoded by the exons ATGGCTGAACAACTCCTTCCCCAGGCTTTGTATTTGAGCAATATGCGGAAAGCTGTGAAGACAAGAGAGAGAACTCCAGAGGATATTTTTAAACCTACAAATGGGATCATTCCTCATTTTAAAACCATGCACCGGTACACACTGGAAATGTTCAGAACTTGCCAGTTTTGCCCACAGTTTCGGGAGATCATCCACAAAGCTCTCATCGACAGAAACATCCAGGCTTCCCTGGAAAGCCAGAAGAAGCTCAACTGGTGTCGAGAAGTCAGGAAGCTTGTGGCTCTGAAAACAAATG GTGATGGCAACTGCCTCATGCACGCCACTTCTCAGTACATGTGGGGCGTTCAGGACACAGACTTGGTCCTGAGGAAGGCACTCTTCAGCACGCTTAAGGAGACAGACACGCGCAACTTTAAATTCCGCTGGCAACTGGAGTCTCTTAAATCTCAGGAATTTGTGGAAACGGGGCTTTGCTACGACACTCGG AACTGGAATGATGAATGGGACACCCTCGTCAAAATGGCATCCACAGACACGCCAGGGGCCCAAGGTGGACTTCAGTATAATTCACTGGAAGAAATACACATATTTGTCCTTTGTAACATCCTCAGAAGGCCAATCATTGTCATTTCAG ACAAAATGCTAAGAAGTTTGGAATCGGGTTCAAATTTCGCCCCTTTGAGAGTGGGTGGAATTTATCTGCCTCTCCACTGGCCTCCCCAGGAATGCTACAGATACCCTATCGTTCTCGGCTACGACAGCCAACACTTTGTACCCCTAGTGACCCTGAAGGACAGTGGGCCTG aaatCCGAGCTGTTCCACTTGTTAACAGAGACCGAGGAAGATTTGAAGACTTGAAAGTTCACTTTTTGACAGAGCCTGAAAATGAGATGAAGGAAAAGCTCTTAAAAGAGTACTTGATGCTGATAGAAATCCCAGTCCAAGGGTGGGACCATGGCACGACTCATCTCATCAAGGCTGCAAA GTTGGATGAAGCTAACTTACCAAAAGAAATCAATCTGGTAGATGATTACTTTGAACTTGTTCAGCATGAGTACAAGAAGTGGCAGGAAAACAAtgagcaggggaggagagagatgcATGCTCAGAATCCCTTAGAACCTTCCATGCCCCAGCTATCTCTCATGGACGTAAAATGTGAAACTCCCAACTGTCCTTTCTTCATGTCCGTGAACACCCAGCCTTTATGCCATGAATGCTCAGAGCGGCGGCAAAAGAATCAAAACAAACTCCCAAAGCTGAACTCCAAGCCAGGCGCCAAGGGGCTCCCTGGCGTGGCACTTGGGGCCTCTCGGGGAGAGGCTTGTGAGCCCTTGGCCTGGAACCCCGAGGAGCCAGCTGGGGGCCCTCATTCGGCCCCACCAACAGCACCCAGCCTTTTCCTGTTCAGTGAAACCACCGCCATGAAGTGCAGGAGCCCTGGCTGCCCGTTCACGCTGAACGTGCAGCACAACGGACTTTGTGAGCGCTGCCACAATGCCCGGCAGCGTCACGCCAGCCACACCGCAGACCGCGCGAGGCATTTAGATCCCGGGAAGTGCCGCGCCTGCCTCCAGGATGTCACCAGGACGTTTAACGGGATCTGCAGCACTTGCTTCAAAAGGACTACGGCAGAGCCCTCCTGCAGCCTCAGCTCCGGTGGTCCTCCCTCCTGTCACCAGCGGTCCAAGTCGGATCCCTCCCAGCTCAGGCGGAGTCCCTCCCCACATTCTTGCCACAGACCTGGAAACAACAACCCCGACCCGTCTGGCTGCCTCTCTCCTGCGGCACGGACTCCAGGGGACAGGACAGGGTCGAGCAAGTGCAGAAAAGCTGGCTGCATGTATTTTGGGACTCCAGAAAACAAGGGATTTTGCACGCTGTGTTTCATCGAGTACAGAGAAAACAAAC ATTTTGTCACTGCCTCAGGAAAAGCCAGTTCCACAGCCTCCAGGTTCCAGAACACAGTTCCATGCCTGGGCAGGGAATGTGGCACCCTTGGAAGCACCATGTTTGAAGGCTACTGTCAGAAGTGTTTCATTGAAGCTCAGAACCAGAGATTTCATGAAGCCAAAAGGACTGAAGAGCAACTG AGATCAAGCCAGCGCAGAGACGTGCCTCGAGCCACACAGAGCACCTCAAGGCCCAAGTGTGCCCGGGCCTCCTGCAAGAACATCCTGGCCTGCCGCAGTGAGGAACTCTGCATGGAGTGCCAGCACCTCACCCAGCGAGTGAGCCCCGGGCCCCACCTAGCTGAGCCCGCTCCTGAAGAGCCCCCCAAACAGCGCTGCCGGGCCCCCGCCTGTGATCACTTCGGCAACGCCAAGTGCAACGGCTACTGCAACGAGTGCTTTCAGTTCAAGCAGATGTATGGCTAA